Genomic window (Amaranthus tricolor cultivar Red isolate AtriRed21 chromosome 7, ASM2621246v1, whole genome shotgun sequence):
GTGTGAGAGGGCTTTTCTTGAAACTTTGGATGGGTCTTGCCGTACTCCCATTGCTGGCTATGCTTGCCGAGATGAAAATGGAGACTGCTTTTTCAGGGGGCTTGTCGCTTCAACTGATGGAAAACAAGGTACACTAACTCACTGATCGTCCAGTTTGAATGTCTTTTGGGGTTTGGCTAGTCTTCAGTTGTTTCCTTCCATTCTACCTTTGAAATTGCGATGTAAATAAATTTTGGGGTACCTATCTTGCAGTAATCGAGACATCTCGAAAGGGTCCATATGGTTATGACGATATGGTATCGATGGGAAGAGATGCTGGAAAGGAGCTTCTTTCACGGGCTGGTCCTGGATTTTTCGATCCAAGATAATCTTGTCTGAGTAAGGCTAACTTTTTGTAGTAATGAGGCGTCTCTCCAGATTTGCTATTGATACTTCTGTAGCAGTGGTATGCTGAGGGTTCTGTAGGATTTAGTATTTGGGTCCTTAAATTAGCTATAGTTTAATTATATCAATGTACAatctaaaaatatattcatatctCCAACTAAAAAGTGTTGAATCCTTGTAACTTATCCAAGTTAAGGTTGCTGTCAAACATTGATTTTTTGCTCAAACATGCTTCGGTTTTTTACTCCGTAAGAATGTAGTTGCTGTtatgtggaaaaaaaaaaagtgttagcACTTACATTTCACTTTATCTTATTGCTACCATGTAAAATTTTCGTTATTCAAGTGATGGATAATTgtacattttaaaggtttttttggtgacaaattttaaagctttttatcAGACATTATTAACTTGAAACACATGAAATGATAATATAGTGTGCAATCAAACTTTAATCGATTTTGGGTCAAATACCTCAATTGGTTAGAGCCATATAGCCCTTCATTTGTATTTGATCAATGTCTACAAACTTTGTGTTTTTCATAATTAGAATCACTACTAGTACTAACTTAATCATGAATTACATTGACATTGAATTGATACAAGAATAGGTTTGTTTGTGTCTCTCTATACACCATTACCATTCACacaaagaaaatgaaacaatcTTCTTATCACCTAAATCCTAACAAAGAAAATGCTAAGTTCAGGGCCACCACTTCCATCTGGGTTCATCATGTAATATGTCTCTGAATCTCTCGATCCAACGACACGCTCAAAGAAGGCACGCATGTAAGTAAGCTCACCGTCTGGTGTTTCGACCCCATCGTTAGTAGGCAAAACACCAGCACCCATTGATACAGCATGTAGCATTTGCATTACACTTAAGTCATCATCAGTTGCTTCTCTTTTAATGCCATACCCAGTTTTTCTCCCATTACAATACATTGTCCAAATGGGTTCTTCTATGAGCTTAGTTTTGTCTGAACTGTGCTTTTCACATTCCAAGGCAATCCTCACTAAACCTAACCCCATGTCTTGCAATAGCTTACCTGTTGGTATGGCTAGTTCTAGCAATAATATGGGGAGGCACCTAGGATTTTCTTGGATTGCTAGGTTTACCCTCGCTTTTCGATAGCCAAAGAGTGTGCCGGTGATTCGGGTTCCCCCATGGACATGTCCGTCGTTGAGCCTATTCGAGATTGGTATCCGACATGTAGGGGTTACGATAGGGAATGATCTGAAAACGGAGCATACCCTTCTaaggattttatttgatttggatGGGTTTTTTCTTTGAGAGGGTGCTTGAAGAGATATTGGTGCCCTTGGGGATAATGACCCATTATTCATCGTTTTTATTGCTCCTTGTTGAGGAGGTAGCGGGGGAGGAGGTGGAGATTGTCGAGGTGAGGCTGGGGATTGGCGAAGAGGACGGGGCATGGTTATGGAGCTTATTAGATGATTTGGGATGATTAATGTTGTGATTTACCATTAAGCAATCTAGTGTTAGAAGTTGGAATGTAAGGCTTTGAGGGACAAATGAAAGGGTATATGACAGTAAGGACAGTGTTGTGGATTGCACGTTGAGTTCGGCCATACTGAACATTTCGGCATCCTCGGACACAGTCAAAATGCTTTGTTCATGCCTTGGGAACACATTTTATTGCACCAAGCTCTGATCACAAATTGgtgtatgaaataattttattcaGAAATCCTTTTTATATTTGGGTTAAATATCcatctaatatatattatgagaatatgagcTATTTATTTAAATTCGTCTTATTGGAAGatgatctctcacaagagtagctcacATCTGGTGTGATTTTTTTCTTATGAATATGCccatatgaaaaaataaaaaatactatcAATACATACAACGTCAATGACGTAAACCCAACTACCAAGTTACTtatgcaacaaaaaatttgagTTGATCGTTGTAActtcatgatatgttatatactttgtACTTTATCACGCCTCTTTACACGATAGCCCTTGTAGATTTAATTGTAGATGTAACTGTTGTTAAAATCAGGATTCTACTCAGAATCGTTCAAACTTGTAGAATCGAATCAGTAAAATTTAATCGTaaaatcgtaagattctacaataaacttaaattttctatgtaataataattattcacctcaaaaatttaagtttattaattgaAGTTTCATTCACATGatttttaagaatgaaatagaaaaatatttaataactgTTTAAATCTTCATACAGATGAagaaatttactttttaaaaattatgatcatggatcgttaaattgtaagaaaaattagtacataagaaaaatttaaaaaaccagaataaatttgtagaatcAAATCGTtgaatcgtaggatcgtagaatcggattatgattctacctctacaatttttatttgaattagaatcgtaagattctaccaacTTACGATTCTACCAACGATTCCAATCGCGTGCTTATTTTTTGATCGTAAAATCGTTGAATTGTAGATCAAAATTAAtcgtgattttaataaccaCGGATGCAACACAAACTCTCTTCATAACTTCGTGCTAAATATTTCACCTGGATGAGATTCAAACCTGTGACTTTTCATCACTTTGACTTCGAAAACAACATTAAGTAAAACATTTAAACAAAAGTTTAAGAGGATaattatatatagaaaaaatattctttaatattaaaaggaaaaaataatgtgaaaaaaCAGAAGTCAAATGCAAGAATATGGCAGTGACTGATCAAAATCTAGACGTGCTTAGCAATCCGCAAGTCGGCAAATTCATCTTGCTAATGAAAGGGCAGCTACAAGAAttgagtttatttatttatatatttatttattgagtTATAATATAGACTGAGAAAAGATACAAAGAGACTTCATCGATTACGTATACAAATACGCTACAATTGCTTAATTCAATGTGCAAATATAATTGTTACTAACTtactattaactttttatatataaaccaaattaatactccctccgagccaatttagatgtcctatttgcttgggcacggttattaaggatggtgtggggtccattaaaaagggtaagtagtaaagggtaaatagtaaagggtaagtggtgaagggtagttgggtaagtaaggtatatgggggtatattcgtaattacttgtatgaactaaggatatttaggtaaaaaaaaattgacaaaaatagaaatgagacaactaaaaagactttgccaaataaggaaatgggacaactaaattggttgggagtattatatttttgagaattttgatTTCCATGGTTAtgctattttattttactttgctCATAATTATTTGGAGATATTCTTGAGCCCTTTTTGATCAAAATATTTTCCATATAATCAATACACATGGTGATAGGTTTTTAGCTCTACCCATCAATGATAGGCATATCTCGTAGATTAAGCTATGGTTAGTACTTAGTATATAGTCAATCAAAATTCATTTAAGCCCCTTTTCATTGAACTTATGTCTTTTTTTAGATAATTAgggatttttattaataaaattaattaaggaaaagctcaataaaattaataaaactttGAGCAAACTCATCGTTGGTTTTCCGTTTTTTCAATGCTCACACTCTCTGTTTATCTTATTCACTAATTTGCTCTCTCTCTTCATCTTAATCGATCATTTTATTAtctacttgttttttttttgtgtactCTCCAACTTATTTccctttttcattaattttattaaaaatgcaACTCGTGAATTTTTAAATAGGAAGAGGCGATAATActtatttcttaaaaataacttaaattttCTCATCTCAAATTCACACAAATTAACTCCactcttaaaaatattaaacttaaccAATGTCTCAtcttatgaaaattaaaatcgGGGAAATTCATCTATAAATGCTACAATCAATATATTTCTTGTTTTTCAAAGATGGTGTATTATGAAAATCCCTATATTTAAAATCGTGATTTAGTATTTgagacctctatttatacacATCAAACTCTTCCATAGCTTATGTTGCCTTACCTTCggaaaaaaattttattcaaGCAAACATAGATAAATGCCCTTCCATTGcacaatttaaatattttggtaatattgtaatttgtgagtttaaatttataattaaacttgtaaaataaagttatacaaaCTAAGTAGGTTACAAAAATATATGACAAGTTCAAATATTTGcttaatatacaccaaatataaACTTCATCGTTGGAAATCACCATATATCGAacatagtaacaagaagattttatATGTGACTTAATATAAATTCTAGGCGAGATTCtcttcctaaaacatcatttcctccctactacggtgcttgaGAATGTATACCAGAAATATGttttgagatacaaagaatttaactaaattcctagcacaaggaaattagaACGATatgaaaaaaacttaaatagaAGAAGAAACGGAAATTTACAATCAAGGATTACAAGTTCTCTATGTGAAGTGCTAGAGAGGACAAGAATTTAGAGAATGGATGTATATTCCATGTATATCTCATTtaagaaataacttacacatgcgttctatatttatagaagagtatacaaccattcatgaagtaatatATCACTTCATGAACTGCAACATCGATTCACGAATCAATGTCGATCAAATCAATCCATCCCAATATAttcagttaatataaccatattaaccgTAGGTAGTTATAGCATAACTAACAAAACCTAATAAAACGAACATTGCAAAAACCAGCACTAAAGTCGTGGCCAGTGAAAAACTTTGCGACCCTCGAACTTGTGAACAGTGACAAAAGTCGCGACCCGCAAATTGTGTTTTTCCAAAACAACAACTTTGCTTTGAAAACTTCCGACCGGCGTGCCTTTTCGCAATCGTGAAAAACACTTTCCACGAAATTAGTAACTTCGCAATTTTTGGgatatttccaattaattatttaattaatttatttatttgatttaattaattatcatttccGATGACCATTATACACTCTAAATGACAATAGATAAAATCAATTGTTTCTTTGAAATTTTAGCTACTCTTGTGTGAGACTGTCTCTCAATGAGAGACCTCAAATAAAGAGTCTATATATTCATAATACATGTATAAGGTGTGCTAtttaactcatgtatgatgtatgTCTTATTGGAATGGTTTATCAGACatcgacaaattaaagatggtgtgcacactttataagttatcgGAGTCTTTCTTCTCATTACCATATGATTTTGAAATGATGTATATCTCCATGGCTTATGAATTGCGTGCACCTCGTGTATCCCCGTTCATACACTGGCATTCACTATATGTCCAACCTATTTTAACATACAATATGTCCAACCtattttaacatggtatcagaaccgATGGTTCgatccaaaat
Coding sequences:
- the LOC130818850 gene encoding protein MIZU-KUSSEI 1-like; the encoded protein is MPRPLRQSPASPRQSPPPPPLPPQQGAIKTMNNGSLSPRAPISLQAPSQRKNPSKSNKILRRVCSVFRSFPIVTPTCRIPISNRLNDGHVHGGTRITGTLFGYRKARVNLAIQENPRCLPILLLELAIPTGKLLQDMGLGLVRIALECEKHSSDKTKLIEEPIWTMYCNGRKTGYGIKREATDDDLSVMQMLHAVSMGAGVLPTNDGVETPDGELTYMRAFFERVVGSRDSETYYMMNPDGSGGPELSIFFVRI